One Varibaculum prostatecancerukia genomic window, GCGGAGGATTGTACTGGTTGAACAGCTTCCTCCATTCACGGTAGATCTCATGCACCTCATCGCGGTCATAGGTCGGATGCGAGCCATCGGAGGGAATGGGCTTGAATACGTCAACATCCCACTGGTCAAGGTCATCCCGGTCCAGGTCCTTGGCCAAAGCGTGTGCGACATCGACGCGGAAACCGTCCACACCACGGTCACACCAGAACCGCAGCGTCTTGAGGAAGTCATCACGCACCTCCCTGTTATCCCAGTTGAGATCGGGCTGATCGGGCGTGAAGAGATGCAGATACCATTGGCCGTCGGCCACACGCTTCCAGGCGGAACCGCCGAAGTTGGCGATCCAGTTCGTCGGCGGCAACTCGCCATGCTCGCCCCGCCCCTCGCGGAAGATATACCGTTCTCTCGCCGCGGAACCCGGTTCCGAATTCAGGGCCTGCTGGAACCACGGATGATGGCTGGAGGTATGGTTCGGCACGATGTCCACCACGACCTTGATATCGCGGGAGTGCGCGGCCTCGACCATTTCGCTGAAATCATCCATCGTGCCCAGACGACTGTCCACATTGCGGTAATCGTCCACATCATATCCGCCATCGAGCAAATGGGAGGGGTAGAAAGGGCTGAGCCAGATCGCGTCGATGCCCAGATCGCTCAGATAGTCCATTCTTGAGGTGATGCCCTTGATATCACCCAAACCCGATCCGGTGCTGTCGCTGAATGACCTCGGGTAGATCTGATAGACCGAAGCCTGTTTCCACCAGAGCTCGTCCTTCAGCGCGTCGGATTCCTGCGCATCGGTTCCGAATACGCCACTCACGGCCGTTGTGTCATCCTGGGATACTTTGAGGTTCAATGAATCTGCACTCATAGTCAACTCTGACTTTCTTCCAATCGTCATTGATAGTGTTTGGAACAACAACCTTTATGCTAGCGCTTGCATAAATGTTGTGCAAGCGCTAGCAATAAATAGTCACTGAACTTCGCTCCCCACGTCCCGCCGATGGGATAGCGGGCGGCCGATGGCCCTTCACAGTACAATTGCAGCAGTAAGCAGGAGATTCCAGGCGGGACAGAGAAGAATGTTGTTGAAGGATATAGCCGAAATGGCTTCCGTATCACTTTCGACGGTTTCCCGTGCCCTGCACAACGATGAACGCATCAGCGAGGCCACCCGGCTACGCATCCAGGCCATAGCCGAACGTGAGCATTTCCTGCTGTCGAAAAGCGCTTCCGCGCTGGCTTCCCGCAAATCCTTCCGTATCAGTGCGCTCTTCGTCGACCGCTTCAACACCTGGTTCACCTCCACGTCATTTGAAGGTCTGTATACGACCATCGCAGGAAGCGGATACGATCTCTTTCCCATCGTCTTGCACACCCCGGAACAGATGGACAGCTATTTCCGCAGCATCTCCGAGAACAAGAACACCGACGGCATCATCATCGCCTCGATTCTGCTCAGCCCCGAGCAATCCTCCCAGTTGGCGGATGCCAACATCCCCATCGTCGGCCTTGACTCGCAGGACACCGAAGGCTATGACGCCGCGGTGCTCCTCGATAACACCGCATCCATGCGGGACGCCGCCGAGCACATACGCGATCTCGGGCACCCGCAGGTCGGCCTCGTCGAATTCCCCCAACCAGGGTCATTCAGGCGATACAGCTTTACCGAACGCATCCCCACCTTCGAACTGGCGTTGGGCGCCGCAGGCTACGATCCGCGGAACGTTCAGCGTTTCCGTAGCGAGAACAACCGCGCCGATGCCCAGGGCGTCGCCTCTTTGTGCGCACAGATACTGTCCGCCCAGACCCGGCCCACCGTGCTCTTCGTGGAGACCGACGACTTCGCCATCACACTGATCGCGGCACTGCAACAACGCGGCATCCAGGTGCCACGGGACATCTCGGTCATCGGATTCGACGACAATGCGGCCTCCGAACTGGTGGGCCTGGTAACCTTCCATCAGGATGCACTCGACGACGCGCGCCTTGCGGCCTCGAAGCTCCTGGACATACTCAACGGCAGACAGCTGGCCGAAGCATATTCAGGGCTAATACCCAAAATATGTGTCTTTTGCCGGGCGTGTTGGGGTGGTTTAGTGTCCTGCCCAGCCTTTGCGGATGTGTAGGGATCCGTTTTGGTATGAAGTGTCCCAGGTTTTGTTCCGTTTGAGTAGATGGGAAAATCTGGATTATGCCTAAGAAATTTGATCAGGATGCGAAGGATCGTGTGGTTCGTCTTGTTGAGGATCGGGTTCTTGCGGAGAATTTGTCCTTGCGGGAAGCGTGTCAGGTGGTTGCGCCAAGGCTTGGTGTTTCCTGGCATACTGCTCGCCAGTGGGTGCAGCGCTCTCGTCGTGAGGGTCGTGTTCACCGCCTAGAGGAGGACGTGATTGTTGAGAATGCTAGGTTGCGGCGTGAGAATCAGCAGCTGCGTGATACGAACGAGTTACTCAAAGCGGCGTCGGCTTTTTTCGCGTCAGAACTCGACCCGCAACGTCGGAAATGATCGCTTTCATTGACCGGTACAGGGATCATTTTTCGGTCGAGTTCATTTGCGCGACGTTGAATGTTCATCGTGAGGGTGGTTTCATTACCTCTCGTGGCCTCGGCAATCCAAATCTCGTGGGGTAAGTGCTCGCGCTTTGCGTGATGTGGTTGTTATTGAGCGGATCAAACAGATACACCGTGATAATTACAGCGTTTATGGGATACGCAAGATGTAGTTGGAAATCCTATAGATTTCCCTACCATTTCCTTGGCTTCACCAATACGAGCCAGCTCGATATTGGGTTCGGCCTGCGTTACGGTGGCATGCTCTTCGCCGTGAGGGTATCAGTATTGACCTGAAGCAAACAGCTCGATTGATGCGTCTAGCAGGTGTGAGAGGGAAGATGAAGGGCAAATGCCCGATAACTACCCGGAAAGCCGGTAGGGAAGATACCCGTCCTGATTTGGTAAAGCGTGACTTTAGAGCGCTAGCCCCGAATCGTTTGTGGGTAGTAGATATTACCTATGTTCGCACAGTCAAGGGATTTGTGTATGCGGCGTTCGTAACTGACGTGTTTTCCCGCAAGATTGTTGGTTGGGCGCTATCGGATTCGATGCGTACGAAATCTCTACCGTTGCAGGCACTCAATCAGGCGGTATTGTCAGCTAAGGAAACTGCGGGTCTGGTACATCATTCAGATCATGGATCCCAATACGTAAGCATCGTCTATAACGACACGCTCACCAATGCCGGGATTAGACCCTCAACCGGAACCATTGGTGATTCTTACGATAACGCGATAGCAGAAAACGTTAACGGCTCATATAAAAATAAGCTCATCCACACCCGCCGGTGGAACAACGTAATAGAGGTAGAAATCGCGACATTTCAATGGGTGTCATGGTGGAACGAACACCGCCTCCACCAAGCGCTAAGCTACCGCACACCCAGAGAAATCGAGACCGAATATTGGGGAAAACACAAACACCAAGTAATAATAGAAAACAAGGCAAACGCCTAGGAACAAAACCCAGGACAGTTCAAACACGCCCGGAAAAAGACACATATTTGGGTATTAGCCCGTTACACTTAACAATCAATTCCCGTTTTCAAGGGGGAAGACTCACATCTCAAGGAGTAGAGACAATGGGGACTAATTCAAAAGCTTCAATGAAACCCGCAGCATCCTTCGAACCAAAGAATCCTGGTTTATGGACCTATGTAGCATTTACACTCGCTAACCTAGGTCTGTGCATCGTCTACGGATCGGCATTGCAAGTTTTACTTGCTACGCAAGTTGACGCGATTGTAGGACCAGAAAATCGGGTGGGACAGCTTGCTATTGTAACTAGCGTTGGCGCTGTATCTTCAATGATTGCTCAGCCTGTTGCAGGGTGGATAGCGGATAAAACACATGTACGCTTTGGAAAGCGTAATTTTTGGATTTTTATTGGTGGTATTTGCTCTCTCTTCGTATTATTTCCATTAGCTTTCAGCAACAGTGTTTGGATGATTACGCTTCTTTGGGCGGCTTGCATGTGGCCACTTAACACCATTCAAGTTAATCTCAGCGCTTTCATCCCAGAGCGCACCCCGATTAATCGCAGGGGTCTCATGTCTGGCGTGATGGGAGTCGCAAGATACGGAGGTATGACCATTGGAGTCATTATTGTCGGTCAAGTCGCCTCTACCATTCCTTCTTATATAATTGTTGGAGTTACATGCGCACTAACTGCAATGCTTTATTCCTTCACCACTAAAGATTTATCTTTGGCTGAACGTCAAGAGGCAATCGCTACTGATTCAGATAAGTCCCCTTCGGAGGTGAACAGAGGAAAGAACGTTTTATTCACCTCAGCCGCACACGATTTTTGGCTCGCATTCGCATCAAGATTCTGCGTGATTGGCTCATATTTCCTTGTGACCGGATACATGCTGTATATGCTGCAGGACTATATTGGCTACGGGGATCAAACCCTGGTTGCTGCAGCTGCAGGAGTGGGCATCGTCACCGCCGTTATAACAATTGGAAACTTAGTATGTTCTGTTCTGGGCGGTATGCTCTCAGATCGCCTAGGTAAAATGAAAATTTTTATTGTGGGTGCCGCCGCACTATTTGCGGTCCCTGCTATCCTTATGTATTTTTTTCCGTCATGGAAAATGTTACTAGTTTCTGCAGCTTTAATCGGCATCGGATTTGGAACCTATAACTCGGTTGACCAAGCGCTTGTCGCACGCGTGCTGCCGTCGAAGGAGACTGCAGCGAGAGATTTAGGCATTATTAACTTTGCTGATGCTGGACCACAGACTGTTGCGCCTACTATTGCTGCCGGTATTGTTGCTTTTACAGGCGACTATGGAGTCATCTTCCTTGCTATGGGATTCTTCTGTGTAATTGGAGCAGTAATCGCTCTACGTATTAGGGGTGTGGATTAAAAGCCTGGGTATATTTTAAGGGGAATTATTATTGCAATCTATCCAATTATCTAAGGAACTCTCGATACTTAAAAACTAATGTAAGCAGAATCCTGAGAGCCAGGGAAAAATATAGCTGGTTTCAAATGGATGAATCCTACTGGGTTTTGTTCCGCTTCTTATACAAGGGTCGGTTGACTGGCTCGGTGTTGATTATAGCTTGCGATAATCTCCTCTGGGTAGCGTAGCCTAGGGGTTCGTGGAGGCGGTGGTTGTTCCACCAGTACACCCGGTTCAGGGTTTCCCACTCGATTTGGCTACACGAGCGCCAAGTGCAACAGTAGATTAACTGAGCCTTGTTTAGTCCGCCTACGGTTCGGCTTGGCGTTATCGTAAGAATCGCCGACGCTGCCAGTAGAGGACTTTACACCGTAGTCGGCAAGTTTTTCATGGTATCTGATATAAATGTATTCCGATCAGTGACTGCTATGGCGAATCGGATCTTTTAGATTTACCCTGGCGCAGTATTCGTGTTTAAACACACCATTTTTAGAGCTCCCACTAAAACAGGGGTGGAAGGGCAGCCCACAGGGATCTGCTTTTTTATATTCATTCTCTCTTAGCTACCCCTAGAAACAGCTAAGCTACTAATATTCGCTGGTGGGACAGGCGAGTCAGCCGACTACCCCGCCAGTGATAAAGATCGGAGAAGTAATGAAGTTTGTCCTTGCTCCAGACTCGTTCAAGGGAACCATGAGCGCTGCCACGGTCGCCGCTACCATGAGCAGCGGCGTTCGCGACGTTTTCCCCGATGCCGAATGTGTCGAGGTGCCCATGGCTGACGGTGGGGAAGGTACCGCCCGATCCTTAGTTGCTGCACTCGGCGGTGAAATGCGTTCGGCTCAAGTAGCCGATGCATTAGGGCGCCCTAGGCCCGCACACTTCGGATGGATTGCAGCAAGAATGCTCGCAGTCGTCGAAATCGCAGAAGCTGCCGGTATCGAACATTTAGCTTTAGAAGAGTTAGATCCTCATCAAGCCACTACTGCGGGCGTAGGGCAGCTGCTCAATCAGATACTTGAGCTTTCCCCCACTAGCCTGATTGTTGGTTTAGGTGGCTCTGCCACTAACGATGGTGGCTGGGGAATGGCGCAGGAGTTGGGAGCAGTTGCTAAAAATAGCTCCGGTGACCTCATCGATAGCTGCCCACTAGCCTTAGCTGATGCTGCCAGCCTAGATATCAGCAACCTCAGTAAACGTTGGCAAAAAATAACGGTCACCCTTGCTTGCGATGTCGATAACCCGCTCACCGGAGAAAGAGGTGCCACCGCGGTTTTCGGCCCCCAAAAGGGGGTGCAGCCTGAAGAAATCGCCATATTTGATGCAGCTTTAGCGCAATGGGGAAAGCTTTTAGATAAAGCTAGTGGTCATCCCGTAAGTGAAACTCCCGGCGCGGGAGCCGCAGGCGGCTTAGGGGCAGCTTTTATGGCATTGTTAGGCGCAAAACCGCAAAGCGGGGTCAACGTGGTAATCGATGCCGTCAATCTAGAGGATCAGCTAGCCGGGGCAGACTTTGTTTTCACTGGAGAAGGCGCCATGGATTTCCAAACTAAATTCGGTAAAACCCCCTGGGGAGTTATGCTCACTGCCCGCAAACATAACATTCCTACTATCGCATTCACCGGCAATTTAGGACGCAACGCAGAGTCACTACACGAAAACGGCTTTGCCGCCATCGTCCCGACCGTACGCGAAGTAGGGAGCTTAACCGAGGCTCTCGAAAAAGCTCAGTCATCGCTGCGTGAATCAGTGCGTATGACCTGCCGGATACTTGCTGCGCCAACTTTCCCGCGTGACTGAATAATAAAAACGGATAGGGTGCATTTACGGGAAACCAGCAAGATCCTTCCGCTTTTCTAGCGCGCTGATAATTTTAGAGAATGACTAATAAAAATAAGCTATCCCCCGAAGATGCGAGAAAATTTATTAATGACGACCCCTGGAACTGGCTGCCTGGCAGGCATTGCTCCTCTGTTCGCAAGCGATGCTCTTCTGTTCACTTGGGTGAAGAAGAAGGCATTCGTATTTTAAGAGCTCGCGAGCAAGCCGCTCTGACTCCCGTCTCGCCAGAACAGATTGCTAACTATGCGAATGAGTTTCTAGCTGCCTTAGGGATTCCGGAAGTTGAAACCCCCAGATTTGCTTTTCCACCTGGACTAACCGATGACGAACTGGACCGGTATCTAGAGGAAAATCTGTACGAACCAATAAGTGCCTCGGGAGGAAATCGTAAGGACTTGGTTTGGATGAAATTCACCGACCAAGGTTTTCTGGGGGTGGTAGCGGCAAGTGCCGACATCAATTTTGACATTCGAAAAGACGGAGAAACCGACCTAGGAAAACGAACCGTAGCAGGAATAATCGTTCATGGACTCAAGCAAACGTGGGATAGAAGCTTCGTGCTAGCGTTTCCTCTCAAATCAATACCAGAAGATTTGACATGCAGTGGCATAGAAACCGGCATCGGAAACTATCTGATCAGCCAGGATGTCCCGATATTGGACTATTACTCCCACAGGTACTTCTAGATCCCAGGCGCGACGGTCAGCCTGCCCAACAGTGGGGTTCTTCCCCTTAATCGGGAAAACACCAGGATCACATCCTGGCTACGGGGCGACAATTATTCTCGCGTGGAGCCGACTATCGGACTCGAACCGATGACCTGCTGTTTACAAGACAGCTGCTCTACCAACTGAGCTAAGTCGGCGGGTACGTAACCCGTACAGAGGGCGCGCCGCGCGCGAAGCGTCCGCAACCCTTACGAAACCAGCGCATCGGGTAGGTATCAAGTACCCGTAGCCCTCGCCTCGCGTCCTCGAAAATGAAGACGCCCTTTAGTTTGTCACGGCTTTAGTAAATGAACAAAACCGCAGCTAGTTGGCACCCGGTTCTTATGGTTTTCTGGGCAGCTAAAAGATAGCTCTCACCCAGCCACAGCGGGCTAAAACCTGGCCGAGAACAGGTCCCTGCCTAGCTAGCAGTCCCCCTGACCTATTTCTTACCGAGCAGCAGATCCTCGTTAAAAGTTCCGTCCTGGTTAATCGGATTGTCAACCAACTTCGCATTGGAGGCAAACATCGGGGTTCCTATCTGCTGGGATTGCTTACCAGCAGCATCCGCCCACTGTTTTTGCCACTTCTCCAGCAGCGCCGATTGGGGTTCTGCCTTGAAGGAGTTAATGATCTCGTCTTTAACCCCAACCTTCTTGGCAACTTTCTTGATTTTTTCTAGCGACTTAGCCGGATCAGCCATAATCGTGGAGTTACCCTGATCCTTCCAACCAGCGTCCTCACCTTTAGCGAACATCACCCCATATCCGGCATCGATCAACGCTTGATGGAACTCCAGCGTTTTCTCTGGCTGAGCTGCAGCCACCTGCATAGAGGCATTCCCGGCGATAATCGTCCACGGCAGTGCGTGAGTAGCCACTGGATGCAGCACCAGATTAGCTTTACCGTCCTTAGCAAAAGCCAGGATCTTCTCCCCCAACTGATGTTCTAGGTTCAGACAGGCGGGGCAGCCATAGGAAAACCACATCTCAATAGTGGGAACCCCAGCGGTAGCTTTATATACGCCCTTTTGGCCAATCAAAATACCCTGCGCCGCATCAACGGCCTCCTGACCAGAGAGGGCAGCAACTTTTTCCGGGCGCTGACCGGAAAGCACCGCGCCTGTATTCCCCTGCGCTTCTCCATTTCCGCTCTGCGCAACCAGGTATCCGGCGAGAGCCACCGCGGCCACCACTAGCACCGCAACTATCGCGATCGCTACCCGTTTTCCGGTTTGCTTACGGCGCGCCGCTTCCCGCTGTGCTTCTACCTGTTTCCAAACCTTTTCTTGTCGCTTTTGCGCGGCTTGAGATGAGGTCTTAATTTTTCCGGTCTGAAACTTGCCTTTTTTCTGTGCCATTGCTTTCCGCTACTACTTTCCTGCGACTTTCCAGTTTTCTGTTTCAAGCATAAACGAGGACGCGCCTAGCTCCCAGCCTATCCGGGCTTTGATCACCGCAACCCGGGCTAATCAGGCTACCAAAGGAAATTTACCACCATATATTCGGCGCCGATGCTGACTGCCAGTGCCACTACCCCCCAAAACAGACGGGCACCGGCTCCCCCGATCAGGCGCACCATAGAGCCAAACCCCACTCTGAAGGAACGAGAAAAAAACGCCACTATCGTGCCAAACAGCGAATACGCCAGGTAGAGCAGCACCCGATAAACCGCCTGTTGTTCGCGCCAGCCCTCGGGCAAAATCCGCTGTGCAGGTTCCAATAAGAGCACATCCCCGTACTCTCCTATTAGGGTCACGCCCACCCCCACCAGTATGGTCACCACTATTACTCCATGTAGCGGCGCCCATAATGGTTGGGCTTTGAGCGCCGCACTGGGCGGAGTAACCATTCCCGAAGCCAGTTGCGCATCTCGCATCCGCGCCCTAAACGCCCCAAACAGACCGCAAAAGGCCACTAAGGCAGTCAGAACTACCGTACCCAGGGATACTGTCAGCGGTGCATGCAGATTATTTTTTAGCGCAAATACTTCGGTAGCCAGCGATAAGGACAGCATTAAGACCAAACAAGACAACCAGGCGTTAGGTAACTTATTGGGGATATAGCGCGGCTCCCACTGCGCAGGCACCCCGCCAACCCCTCCGGCAACTGCACCGTAGCCAGGCGCCGACGGCTGCACCCCCGGATCTACGCCGCCCCCCGGATAGTTACTTGCATAGTTACCCGCGGACGCCACCTGATAACCGGCCGGACTGCCACTTTCGGGGGGAGCCGGAGGATAAAGCCGAGTAGCTTGACCTGAAGCTGAGGGCGCGGAACTGGGCTCTGATTCCCCTCGGTGTTGAGAAGCAGGCGGAAAACTGGGAGGAGGCGGCCCCGGATCGGCTGCACCAACATTCGCTGTGTCCAAAGCTGCGGTCCCCGCCCGCGCAAAACCAGAATCATCCGTCAGGTAAGAATCTTCCGGCAAGTAATCAGCGGGATCTTTCCCCTCATTAACCGCCCTAAAAGCCGCGATTAGCTGGTCGGGAGTTGCTCGCCGCTCCGGGTCTACCTGGAAACCAGCCTCAAAAACTCGCTGTAGCGACTGCGGCAATTCCGATAGGTCAGCTTGACCAGTATTTATGCGCCCTAAAACTACTTCGATAGGACCAGAACCAAAGGGCGGACGGCCACTGATGCAATAGAGCAACACACACAGCCAAGCCCACCAGTCATCGCGCGGGCGCGCATCCTCGCCCTGAATAAGTTGCGGAGAAATATATCCGGGAGTTCCCGTGACCAGCCCGGTCGCGGTTAAACGTTCCGCCCCCGGAGTTTGGGAAATCCCAAAATCAATCAACACCGGCCCTTGCTTCGAGATCATGATATTGGCGGGTTTCACGTCCCGATGCACCACCCCGGCGCTGTGCAGTTCCCGCAAAATCCGTGCCAGCCACTGCGCCAGGTCAATCAAATCCGGTAAATCCCAGGTGCCGAATTCGCTCACATCCTGGTCGATAGTCACCCCTTTGATCAGCTCCATAGCCACGTAAGGGGTTTCGCCCTGGGTATTTACCTCGAAAACTTTCGCTACCCCCGAGGAGCTAACGCGGTTAATCGCGTCCGCCTCCCGCTGCAGACGTTTGCGGGCATTGGGGTCGCTGGCAATCTGCGGATGCAAAAACTTCAAGGCAACTTGGCGACCATCAGGGGCTTCGGCCTGGTAGACCGAGGCCATTCCCCCGGCGCCCAAGGCCTTAATCACCTTGTATCCGCCAATTTCTTGCGCGACCACTGTCTCCCTAACTGTTAAGCAACTCTCTTTAGCTGATTTTAGCTAACTAGGCTCGCACATTCCCAACCACCTATGCCACAATTGTCCTAGCAAAAGTAGAAGGAGGAGGAATAGTGCCCGCTATGCAAAAACTTCGAGTCACTACTACGGGGACCTCTTCGTTCTATTCTTTGATTCCTTCCCTACCCTGGTCACTGCCTCTAGAAGAATGGCCAAATGAGCTATTAGCAGCACTCCCACGTGGTATTTCTCGCCACGTAGTGCGCTTCATCCAGTCTGAGGGCGAAATTTACGCGGTAAAAGAGATTTCTGAGCGCGATGCATTGCACGAATACCATATGCTGCTACAGCTGCATAGAAAAGAACTACCTGCCGTGTCGGTGGCGGCAGTAGTCGCCGGACGCAAGGACAAAAACGGGGAAGAACTACCCGCCGCTCTAATCACCAATCACCTGAAGTATTCCCTGCCCTACCGGGTGCTGCTGTCAAAACAGCTCTCTCAAGGCAATCTCGATCGCGTCCTTGATTCTCTAGTTGCCCTGCTGGTGCGCCTGCACTTATCCGGTTTTTACTGGGGGGATGTTTCCTTATCGAACACTCTTTTCCGCCGCGACGCCGGCACCTACGCCGCCTACCTGGTAGATGCGGAAACTGGGCGCTTTTACGACAATATTTCGGATCGCTCCCGCGAATACGATGTCTCCCTAGGCGCCATGAATATCATCGGGGAACTGATGGATTTGCAGGCCGGAGGCCTGGTAGACGAGGACTTCGATCCGACTATAGTCGGCGACTACCTGGAAAAAAGCTACCACGCCCTCTGGAATGATTTAACCGGATCCGAGCGGATTCCCGCCGACGAGATATGGCGAGTAGGGGCGCGTGCCGACAGGCTGGGACAGCTAGGTTTCGATATTGGCCAAGTAGAGATTGAGTCCGATGAGGACGGGGATTTCTTACGTTTCACCCCGCGAGTCGTAGAGGCCGGGCATTTCCAACGCCTGGTAAAAGATTTAACCGGCCTGGAAGTCCAAGAGGAACAGGCAAAACGTATCTACACCGATATTTTGACCTATAAACGGCGCAAGAAACTTGATAAAACTCCCCTGCGACAGGTGGCCAATACCTGGATGGATCGGGTGTATCTGCCCACCATAAACGCGATTCCCGCTGAGCTGCGCTCAAAACTAGAGCCGGCACAAATCTTCCATGAAGTTTTGGAACACCGCTGGTTCATGTCCGAAAAAGCTAGGCGCCACGTGCATACCCGCAAAGCCGTAAAAGACTATATCCGCACTCAGTTGGCGGCTCGCCCGGATGAACAAGTAGTCCTTCCGATGCCGCTGACTGCGACCGCCGATATTTCTGATTTTCTAGACCCGGAAAGAAAATAACTGCCTTTATTGTGGCCAGCGCCCAGGCTAGTAGTGACAGACTTAGGTGGCATACATCCCGGATATCGGTGCCGATAAACCAGAAACCTGCTGCTAGTGACGACCGTGACGGCGCCCTACTACTACTAATCCTCCCTGAGGTAAAAGACGATCAGGAGACATCGACTCGGAAACTGCCGCTAAGGAAATCGTGAATACTGCCGGCTGCCTGTTGGTAAGCTCTATGCGTCCCCCATCGGCTTCAATTAGATCTTTAGCCAGTGCCAGACCAATCCCGCTGGAGCCATGACCGCTAACTCCCCGCCGGAAAATATCGGGAGCGATATCTTCGCTCACGCCCTCGCCCTCGTCAGAGACCTCGACAAAGATGGAGCGCGAGGAGACTCCTTCGCGGGTAGAAACCGTGACCGTACCCGCCCCATATTTCAAAGAATTTTCCACCAAAGTGGCAATAGCCTGCGAAAGCGAAGAGGGTGTCGCCAGGGGCAAACGATCGGTTACTTGGTTGTCAAACACAATGCGGCGCCCCACTGCCGTGAACTGTGGCTCCCACTCATCCCGCTGTTGACGGAAAATTTCCTCCATTTTCACTGCTTGGGTATGGCCATGACTAGACTGCTGAGCCCGTTTCTTCAAGTCTTCGACCACTTGGGTAATGCGTTCTACCTGTTCCAAACAGGCTTCCGCCTCGGTGCGTACTTCTTCGTCATCGCTTAGATATTGGATTTCTTCTATCCGCATGGAAAGGGCGGTCAAGGGAGTGCGTAACTGGTGAGTAACATCCGAGGCAAACTGGCGTTCCTTGGCGATCCTGCCCACGATTCTTTCACCGGAGCGAGAAAGTTCCTCGCTGACCAGGTCGATCTCCTCGATTCCAGTAGGCTCTATCCGGGCTTGGACCGCACCAGAACCCACCTGTTCTGCCTGAGCAGAAAGATATATTAGGGGCGCTGCCAGGCGCCTTGAACCCCGGAAGGCAAAAATCGTGCCAGCACCCAATGCCACTGCTCCGCAGATCAGCACCGCGCAGACCGCGCCCACCGACGACCAGATCACCGGTACCGCCGAAGAACGGATAGAAACATAAAGACCGCCAGCACTGCGGGCATGGGAATACAGTTGCCATTCAGTGTCGACGGAACCAGAATCAAAAATACGCTTTTCCCGCTGGTCAATACGGATTTGGGATTCGGGAGCATAGACACGTCGCCACTGCGTAACCGCCTGGCGAGTACGATCCAGATCGTGAACCCCGATCTGATCCAAGTAACGCGAAAGGGTCACCGCCTGGTTATCCTGAGCCGTCTGGCTGGACTGCCACACGTAGGAGGGCGCCAAAATCGCCAAAGGTAGTCCCA contains:
- a CDS encoding LacI family DNA-binding transcriptional regulator, with protein sequence MASVSLSTVSRALHNDERISEATRLRIQAIAEREHFLLSKSASALASRKSFRISALFVDRFNTWFTSTSFEGLYTTIAGSGYDLFPIVLHTPEQMDSYFRSISENKNTDGIIIASILLSPEQSSQLADANIPIVGLDSQDTEGYDAAVLLDNTASMRDAAEHIRDLGHPQVGLVEFPQPGSFRRYSFTERIPTFELALGAAGYDPRNVQRFRSENNRADAQGVASLCAQILSAQTRPTVLFVETDDFAITLIAALQQRGIQVPRDISVIGFDDNAASELVGLVTFHQDALDDARLAASKLLDILNGRQLAEAYSGLIPKICVFCRACWGGLVSCPAFADV
- a CDS encoding MFS transporter; translated protein: MGTNSKASMKPAASFEPKNPGLWTYVAFTLANLGLCIVYGSALQVLLATQVDAIVGPENRVGQLAIVTSVGAVSSMIAQPVAGWIADKTHVRFGKRNFWIFIGGICSLFVLFPLAFSNSVWMITLLWAACMWPLNTIQVNLSAFIPERTPINRRGLMSGVMGVARYGGMTIGVIIVGQVASTIPSYIIVGVTCALTAMLYSFTTKDLSLAERQEAIATDSDKSPSEVNRGKNVLFTSAAHDFWLAFASRFCVIGSYFLVTGYMLYMLQDYIGYGDQTLVAAAAGVGIVTAVITIGNLVCSVLGGMLSDRLGKMKIFIVGAAALFAVPAILMYFFPSWKMLLVSAALIGIGFGTYNSVDQALVARVLPSKETAARDLGIINFADAGPQTVAPTIAAGIVAFTGDYGVIFLAMGFFCVIGAVIALRIRGVD
- a CDS encoding glycerate kinase; its protein translation is MGQASQPTTPPVIKIGEVMKFVLAPDSFKGTMSAATVAATMSSGVRDVFPDAECVEVPMADGGEGTARSLVAALGGEMRSAQVADALGRPRPAHFGWIAARMLAVVEIAEAAGIEHLALEELDPHQATTAGVGQLLNQILELSPTSLIVGLGGSATNDGGWGMAQELGAVAKNSSGDLIDSCPLALADAASLDISNLSKRWQKITVTLACDVDNPLTGERGATAVFGPQKGVQPEEIAIFDAALAQWGKLLDKASGHPVSETPGAGAAGGLGAAFMALLGAKPQSGVNVVIDAVNLEDQLAGADFVFTGEGAMDFQTKFGKTPWGVMLTARKHNIPTIAFTGNLGRNAESLHENGFAAIVPTVREVGSLTEALEKAQSSLRESVRMTCRILAAPTFPRD
- a CDS encoding DsbA family protein, translating into MAQKKGKFQTGKIKTSSQAAQKRQEKVWKQVEAQREAARRKQTGKRVAIAIVAVLVVAAVALAGYLVAQSGNGEAQGNTGAVLSGQRPEKVAALSGQEAVDAAQGILIGQKGVYKATAGVPTIEMWFSYGCPACLNLEHQLGEKILAFAKDGKANLVLHPVATHALPWTIIAGNASMQVAAAQPEKTLEFHQALIDAGYGVMFAKGEDAGWKDQGNSTIMADPAKSLEKIKKVAKKVGVKDEIINSFKAEPQSALLEKWQKQWADAAGKQSQQIGTPMFASNAKLVDNPINQDGTFNEDLLLGKK
- a CDS encoding serine/threonine-protein kinase, whose translation is MVAQEIGGYKVIKALGAGGMASVYQAEAPDGRQVALKFLHPQIASDPNARKRLQREADAINRVSSSGVAKVFEVNTQGETPYVAMELIKGVTIDQDVSEFGTWDLPDLIDLAQWLARILRELHSAGVVHRDVKPANIMISKQGPVLIDFGISQTPGAERLTATGLVTGTPGYISPQLIQGEDARPRDDWWAWLCVLLYCISGRPPFGSGPIEVVLGRINTGQADLSELPQSLQRVFEAGFQVDPERRATPDQLIAAFRAVNEGKDPADYLPEDSYLTDDSGFARAGTAALDTANVGAADPGPPPPSFPPASQHRGESEPSSAPSASGQATRLYPPAPPESGSPAGYQVASAGNYASNYPGGGVDPGVQPSAPGYGAVAGGVGGVPAQWEPRYIPNKLPNAWLSCLVLMLSLSLATEVFALKNNLHAPLTVSLGTVVLTALVAFCGLFGAFRARMRDAQLASGMVTPPSAALKAQPLWAPLHGVIVVTILVGVGVTLIGEYGDVLLLEPAQRILPEGWREQQAVYRVLLYLAYSLFGTIVAFFSRSFRVGFGSMVRLIGGAGARLFWGVVALAVSIGAEYMVVNFLW